The following proteins are co-located in the Nomia melanderi isolate GNS246 chromosome 1, iyNomMela1, whole genome shotgun sequence genome:
- the ThrRS gene encoding threonine--tRNA ligase isoform X3, whose protein sequence is MKALKKKNAATDEKTISELKPWPNYIQERIALWDKLKTDYEAELATKPVAEIKVTLPDGKEVVGQSWRTTPYEVARSISQGLADSVVIAKVNNELWDLDRPLECDCKLELLKFDSHDGQQVFWHSSAHILGEAMERVYGGCLCYGPPIENGFYYDMYLGDKTISNLDFPYLETLYKTIVKEKQPFERLEMKKEDLLEMFKYNEFKVRIINEKVATPTTTVYRCGPLIDLCRGPHIRHTGKVKAIKVTKNSSTFWEGNANAESLQRLYGISFPDTKQLKEWEKFQEEAAKRDHRKVGREQELFFFHELSPGSCFFQPRGAHVYNTLIEFIRSEYRKRGFQEVVTPNIYNSKLWQTSGHWMHYAENMFSFDVEKETFALKPMNCPGHCLIFDVRSRSWRELPLRMADFGVLHRNEMSGALTGLTRVRRFQQDDAHIFCSVDQIKDEMVAALDFLRYVYSVFGFTFNLCLSTRPEKYMGDIEMWNEAEKALEESLNMFGEPWKINPEDGAFYGPKIDITIMDALKRHHQCATIQLDFQLPIRFNLSYVNEAGEKTRPVIIHRAILGSVERMIAILTESYAGKWPFWLSPRQAMVIPVSSQFDEYAFQVKDKLWDAGFMAEVDTDASDTLNRKVRNAQLAQFNFILVVGEKELKASTVNVRTRDNVVHGEVAVNTLIEKFKLFKERKVQNCEEKF, encoded by the exons ATGAaggcattaaaaaaaaagaatgccgCTACCGATGAGAAAACAATTTCGGAATTAAAGCCTTGGCCGAATTATATTCAG GAACGCATAGCATTATGGGATAAATTGAAAACAGATTACGAAGCAGAATTAGCTACAAAGCCGGTTGCTGAAATAAAAGTAACTCTTCCTGATGGGAAAGAAGTTGTTGGACAATCTTGGCGTACAACGCCGTATGAAGTAGCAAGGAGTATTAGTCAAGGTTTGGCTGATAGTGTTGTTATTGCCAAAGTCAATAATGAACTATGGGATTTGGATAGACCCCTGGAGTGTGATTGCAAACTTGAACTTCTTAAATTTGATAGTCATGATGGCCAACAAGTCTTTTGGCATTCTAGTGCACACATTCTGGGAGAAGCTATGGAAAGAGTATACGGTGGTTGTTTATGCTATGGTCCACCAATTGAAAATGGATTTTATTATGATATGTATCTAGgtgacaaaactatatcaaatctaGACTTTCCATACTTGGAaactctgtataaaactatagttaaAGAAAAGCAACCTTTCGAAAGACTAGAAATGAAGAAAGAAGATCTTCTGGAGatgtttaaatataatgaatttaaagttcgtattattaatgaaaaagtagCTACGCCTACCACCACTGTGTACAGGTGTGGACCATTGATAGATTTATGTAGAGGACCTCACATTAGACATACTGGAAAGGTGAAAGCTATTAAAGTCACCAAAAATTCTTCCACTTTTTGGGAAGGAAATGCTAATGCAGAATCCCTGCAAAGACTTTACGGTATCAGTTTTCCAGATACCAAGCAATTGAAAGAATGGGAAAAGTTTCAAGAAGAAGCTGCTAAACGAGATCACAGAAAAGTAGGAAGAGAACAAGAGCTCTTTTTCTTCCATGAACTTTCTCCGGGGTCATGTTTCTTTCAACCGCGCGGCGCGCATGTTTATAAcactttaatagaatttattcgcTCTGAATATAGAAAAAGAGGTTTTCAAGAAGTGGTCACTCCtaatatttataacagtaaGTTATGGCAAACCTCTGGCCACTGGATGCACTATGCAGAAAACATGTTTTCTTTCGATGTCGAGAAAGAAACTTTTGCGCTTAAACCTATGAATTGTCCTGGTCATTGTCTGATTTTTGACGTTCGTAGTAGATCTTGGCGTGAATTACCATTAAGAATGGCTGACTTTGGAGTATTACATAGGAACGAAATGTCCGGAGCACTGACTGGACTTACCAGAGTCAGACGTTTTCAACAGGACGATGCACATATATTCTGTTCGGTAGATCAAATTAAAGATGAAATGGTTGCCGCGTTAGACTTCTTGCGTTATGTGTATTCCGTTTTTGGTTTTACATTTAACTTGTGTTTATCCACAAGACCTGAGAAATATATGGGAGACATTGAGATGTGGAATGAAGCCGAAAAAGCATTGGAAGAAAGTTTAAACATGTTCGGGGAACCATGGAAAATAAACCCAGAAGATGGTGCGTTCTATGGTCCAAAGATTGATATAACAATTATGGATGCTTTGAAGAGACATCATCAGTGTGCTACTATTCAATTGGACTTCCAATTACCAATTAGATTTAATTTGTCTTATGTTAA TGAGGCCGGAGAGAAGACAAGGCCAGTAATCATTCACAGAGCTATTCTGGGTTCCGTAGAAAGAATGATTGCAATTCTAACCGAATCTTACGCTGGAAAGTGGCCGTTCTGGTTGTCCCCGCGACAAGCAATGGTCATTCCAGTAAGTTCCCAATTCGATGAATATGCTTTCCAAGTGAAAGATAAACTATGGGATGCTGGATTTATGGCGGAAGTTGATACTGATGCAAGCGATACTCTGAATAGAAAAGTGCGGAACGCTCAGCTTGcacaatttaatttcattcttg TTGTTGGGGAAAAGGAACTTAAAGCTAGTACGGTAAACGTTAGAACCAGAGACAACGTGGTACATGGGGAGGTTGCGGTGAATACTTTAatcgaaaaattcaaattgtttAAAGAACGAAAGGTTCAAAATTGCGAGGAAAAATTTTAA
- the ThrRS gene encoding threonine--tRNA ligase isoform X2 — translation MVDIMSDDVVNNVQNLNLKEEKAKMKALKKKNAATDEKTISELKPWPNYIQERIALWDKLKTDYEAELATKPVAEIKVTLPDGKEVVGQSWRTTPYEVARSISQGLADSVVIAKVNNELWDLDRPLECDCKLELLKFDSHDGQQVFWHSSAHILGEAMERVYGGCLCYGPPIENGFYYDMYLGDKTISNLDFPYLETLYKTIVKEKQPFERLEMKKEDLLEMFKYNEFKVRIINEKVATPTTTVYRCGPLIDLCRGPHIRHTGKVKAIKVTKNSSTFWEGNANAESLQRLYGISFPDTKQLKEWEKFQEEAAKRDHRKVGREQELFFFHELSPGSCFFQPRGAHVYNTLIEFIRSEYRKRGFQEVVTPNIYNSKLWQTSGHWMHYAENMFSFDVEKETFALKPMNCPGHCLIFDVRSRSWRELPLRMADFGVLHRNEMSGALTGLTRVRRFQQDDAHIFCSVDQIKDEMVAALDFLRYVYSVFGFTFNLCLSTRPEKYMGDIEMWNEAEKALEESLNMFGEPWKINPEDGAFYGPKIDITIMDALKRHHQCATIQLDFQLPIRFNLSYVNEAGEKTRPVIIHRAILGSVERMIAILTESYAGKWPFWLSPRQAMVIPVSSQFDEYAFQVKDKLWDAGFMAEVDTDASDTLNRKVRNAQLAQFNFILVVGEKELKASTVNVRTRDNVVHGEVAVNTLIEKFKLFKERKVQNCEEKF, via the exons ATGGTTGACATTATGAGTGACGACGTGGTGAATAACGTGCAAAATCTGAATTTAAAGGAAGAAAAG GCAAAAATGAaggcattaaaaaaaaagaatgccgCTACCGATGAGAAAACAATTTCGGAATTAAAGCCTTGGCCGAATTATATTCAG GAACGCATAGCATTATGGGATAAATTGAAAACAGATTACGAAGCAGAATTAGCTACAAAGCCGGTTGCTGAAATAAAAGTAACTCTTCCTGATGGGAAAGAAGTTGTTGGACAATCTTGGCGTACAACGCCGTATGAAGTAGCAAGGAGTATTAGTCAAGGTTTGGCTGATAGTGTTGTTATTGCCAAAGTCAATAATGAACTATGGGATTTGGATAGACCCCTGGAGTGTGATTGCAAACTTGAACTTCTTAAATTTGATAGTCATGATGGCCAACAAGTCTTTTGGCATTCTAGTGCACACATTCTGGGAGAAGCTATGGAAAGAGTATACGGTGGTTGTTTATGCTATGGTCCACCAATTGAAAATGGATTTTATTATGATATGTATCTAGgtgacaaaactatatcaaatctaGACTTTCCATACTTGGAaactctgtataaaactatagttaaAGAAAAGCAACCTTTCGAAAGACTAGAAATGAAGAAAGAAGATCTTCTGGAGatgtttaaatataatgaatttaaagttcgtattattaatgaaaaagtagCTACGCCTACCACCACTGTGTACAGGTGTGGACCATTGATAGATTTATGTAGAGGACCTCACATTAGACATACTGGAAAGGTGAAAGCTATTAAAGTCACCAAAAATTCTTCCACTTTTTGGGAAGGAAATGCTAATGCAGAATCCCTGCAAAGACTTTACGGTATCAGTTTTCCAGATACCAAGCAATTGAAAGAATGGGAAAAGTTTCAAGAAGAAGCTGCTAAACGAGATCACAGAAAAGTAGGAAGAGAACAAGAGCTCTTTTTCTTCCATGAACTTTCTCCGGGGTCATGTTTCTTTCAACCGCGCGGCGCGCATGTTTATAAcactttaatagaatttattcgcTCTGAATATAGAAAAAGAGGTTTTCAAGAAGTGGTCACTCCtaatatttataacagtaaGTTATGGCAAACCTCTGGCCACTGGATGCACTATGCAGAAAACATGTTTTCTTTCGATGTCGAGAAAGAAACTTTTGCGCTTAAACCTATGAATTGTCCTGGTCATTGTCTGATTTTTGACGTTCGTAGTAGATCTTGGCGTGAATTACCATTAAGAATGGCTGACTTTGGAGTATTACATAGGAACGAAATGTCCGGAGCACTGACTGGACTTACCAGAGTCAGACGTTTTCAACAGGACGATGCACATATATTCTGTTCGGTAGATCAAATTAAAGATGAAATGGTTGCCGCGTTAGACTTCTTGCGTTATGTGTATTCCGTTTTTGGTTTTACATTTAACTTGTGTTTATCCACAAGACCTGAGAAATATATGGGAGACATTGAGATGTGGAATGAAGCCGAAAAAGCATTGGAAGAAAGTTTAAACATGTTCGGGGAACCATGGAAAATAAACCCAGAAGATGGTGCGTTCTATGGTCCAAAGATTGATATAACAATTATGGATGCTTTGAAGAGACATCATCAGTGTGCTACTATTCAATTGGACTTCCAATTACCAATTAGATTTAATTTGTCTTATGTTAA TGAGGCCGGAGAGAAGACAAGGCCAGTAATCATTCACAGAGCTATTCTGGGTTCCGTAGAAAGAATGATTGCAATTCTAACCGAATCTTACGCTGGAAAGTGGCCGTTCTGGTTGTCCCCGCGACAAGCAATGGTCATTCCAGTAAGTTCCCAATTCGATGAATATGCTTTCCAAGTGAAAGATAAACTATGGGATGCTGGATTTATGGCGGAAGTTGATACTGATGCAAGCGATACTCTGAATAGAAAAGTGCGGAACGCTCAGCTTGcacaatttaatttcattcttg TTGTTGGGGAAAAGGAACTTAAAGCTAGTACGGTAAACGTTAGAACCAGAGACAACGTGGTACATGGGGAGGTTGCGGTGAATACTTTAatcgaaaaattcaaattgtttAAAGAACGAAAGGTTCAAAATTGCGAGGAAAAATTTTAA
- the LOC116427599 gene encoding uncharacterized protein LOC116427599 has product MSISINLQEGNRNDVTEMQFMNFVCPICDFVFMNKKELFDHLHNHTGDGLLKHIQFLKRDLNDDSHAELEHLSQEKLYDKLHENVSRPYKCQQCDLTFDRASQYDYHHRSIHLGEKSQLCEICGKGFFRKADLRTHLNIHLGTNTCICEICGRKFNHISNLIRHSRMHAGIKPYPCSICGKRFTQISSLARHKRIHERFKKDTVLETQTNYINTNIDHIVNKNKSVEGNASVQQKIVKRKHYCKTCGESFNLILHLREHENSHSKNATSLECKNNETNFQKNFEFEEHKNHENNFDFLENEENMKKALPLETVIYITSEQLKKINLENIENTKNHVTQEHFCNTNEKIPLPDELNDSEKLIANNEVLQNILYVCQMDDTVLKSKLSTKSMNSHEYLSCTQMYEPDLQKSDTLQDYNTSTNISLNVTDMFQKIDLSESNINEHDKLDLTIQNQQEINVVQDEKAAENSNDENNPNQEEPMLRLVQTETGEQFYEFLINNLVEKLPNAQTIKALENKEENTDISENITNTCFSIKNVNEDVQHEQNIRDDIHTDLNYTQYELQSEEKNFVGNQILLDPQTDFDKYVETNFEVFERLNYDDSSERFLKFVENAGVENQSSKILECKESDQLLQFQSFGQIDTMHESDKNDGINDSEQILLTSLNEDIQCKINTNSNQIVNENETQVQTEDAITNDKKENLQEDSKKSKVYLLKFQCTVCEKSFSTSYNYKQHIGTHFADQQKFHCKECKMSFAWKSTLNKHIASNHRPEGPQKFACDMCQKIYNTSSQVNEHVKRDHLKQRNHVCSHCGKSFFKKYDLKIHNRIHTDERPYVCPACGKRFHHRSHIIRHERIHF; this is encoded by the exons atgtcAATCAGTATAAACTTACAAGAGGGTAATAGGAATGATGTCACAGAAATGCAATTTATGAATTTTGTTTGTCCAATTTGTGACTTtgtttttatgaataaaaaagaattgtttgaTCATTTGCACAATCATACTGGGGATGGATTATTGAAGCACATACAATTTTTGAAGAGAGACTTAAATGACGACTCACATGCAGAACTAGAACACCTTAGTCaagaaaaattatatgataAATTACACGAAAATGTGTCAAGACCTTATAAGTGTCAGCAATGTGACTTAACATTTGATCGAGCCTCTCAATATGATTATCATCATCGAAGTATACATTTAGGTGAAAAGTCACAGCTCTGTGAAATTTGTGGCAAAGGTTTCTTTCGAAAAGCAGATCTACGAACACATTTGAACATCCATTTAGGAACCAACACTTGCATTTGTGAAATTTGTGGAAGGAAGTTTAACCATATATCTAATTTGATTAGGCATAGTAGAATGCATGCtg gGATAAAACCATATCCATGCTCTATTTGCGGTAAACGTTTTACTCAAATTAGCTCTCTTGCAAGACATAAACGTATTCATGAGAGATTCAAAAAAGATACTGTGCTTGAAACACAaactaattatattaacacCAACATTGATcatatagtaaataaaaataag TCTGTTGAAGGTAATGCATCTGTTCagcaaaaaattgttaaaagaaaacattattgTAAAACTTGTGGCGAAAGTTTTAATCTAATTTTGCATTTGCGGGAACATGAAAACTCTCATTCAAAGAATGCAACAAGTTTGGAATGCAAGAATAATGAGACG aattttcagaaaaatttcgaatttgAGGAGCATAAAAATCATgagaataattttgattttcttgagaatgaggaaaatatgaaaaaagcaTTACCATTGGAAACAGTCATTTATATTACATCAGAGCAG TTGAAGAAAATCAATCTAGAGAACATTGAAAATACTAAGAATCATGTTACACAAGAACACTTTTgcaatacaaatgaaaaaattccaTTACCTGATGAATTAAATGATTCTGAGAAACTAATAGCTAATAATGAAGTACTTCAAAATATACTATATGTATGCCAAATGGATGATACTGTTCTGAAAAGCAAACTAAGTACTAAATCTATGAACAGTCATGAATATTTGTCATGTACACAAATGTATGAACCAGATTTGCAGAAATCAGATACACTACAAGACTATAATACctcaacaaatatttctttaaatgttaCCGATATGTTCCAAAAAATAGATTTATCAGAATCTAATATTAATGAGCATGATAAACTTGATTTAACCATTCAAAATCAGCAGGAAATAAATGTAGTACAAGATGAGAAAGCTGCTGAAAATTCAAATGATGAAAATAATCCTAATCAAGAAGAACCAATGTTACGTTTAGTACAAACAGAAACAGGGgaacaattttatgaatttttaattaataatttagtagagaaGTTACCAAATGCACAGACCATAAAAGCCTTAGAAAACAAGgaggaaaatacagatatttctGAGAATATAACGAACACGTGTTTcagtattaaaaatgtaaatgaagacGTCCAACATGAACAAAATATAAGAGATGATATACATACTGACCTAAATTATACACAATATGAATTACAGAGTgaagaaaaaaattttgttGGGAATCAGATCTTGTTAGATCCACAAACTGATTTTGATAAATACGTTGAAACGAATTTCGAGGTTTTCGAAAGGTTAAATTATGATGATAGTTCAGAAAGATTTCTTAAATTTGTGGAAAATGCAGGAGTCGAAAATCAAAGTTCCAAAATTTTAGAATGCAAAGAGAGTGACCAACTTTTACAATTTCAAAGTTTTGGTCAAATTGATACCATGCATGAAAGTGATAAAAATGATGGAATTAATGACAGTGAACAGATTCTTTTAACTTCTCTGAATGAAGATatacaatgtaaaataaatacgaATAGTAATCaaattgttaatgaaaatgaaacacaGGTGCAAACTGAAGATGCTATTACAAATGATAAAAAAGAGAATCTTCAAGAAGACTCAAAGAAATCAaaagtgtatttattaaaatttcaatgcaCAGTATGTGAGAAATCATTTTCAACTAGTTACAACTATAAACAACACATAGGTACACATTTTGCAGATCAACAAAAGTTTCATTGTAAAGAATGCAAAATGTCTTTTGCTTGGAAGTCAACATTAAATAAACATATCGCTAGTAATCATAGACCAGAAGGTCCGCAAAAGTTTGCGTGCGATATGTGccaaaaaatttataatacttcTTCACAAGTAAAT GAACATGTAAAACGTGATCATCTGAAACAGAGAAATCATGTGTGTTCCCACTGTggtaaatcatttttcaaaaaatacgatttaaaaatacataacagAATTCATACGGATGAGAGACCATATGTTTGTCCTGCTTGTGGGAAAAGATTCCATCACAGAAGTCACATTATTCGTCATGAGCGTATACATTTTTAA
- the ThrRS gene encoding threonine--tRNA ligase isoform X1, giving the protein MMKLYIRNLYNTRNLYNVSVRPHVSWAKMKALKKKNAATDEKTISELKPWPNYIQERIALWDKLKTDYEAELATKPVAEIKVTLPDGKEVVGQSWRTTPYEVARSISQGLADSVVIAKVNNELWDLDRPLECDCKLELLKFDSHDGQQVFWHSSAHILGEAMERVYGGCLCYGPPIENGFYYDMYLGDKTISNLDFPYLETLYKTIVKEKQPFERLEMKKEDLLEMFKYNEFKVRIINEKVATPTTTVYRCGPLIDLCRGPHIRHTGKVKAIKVTKNSSTFWEGNANAESLQRLYGISFPDTKQLKEWEKFQEEAAKRDHRKVGREQELFFFHELSPGSCFFQPRGAHVYNTLIEFIRSEYRKRGFQEVVTPNIYNSKLWQTSGHWMHYAENMFSFDVEKETFALKPMNCPGHCLIFDVRSRSWRELPLRMADFGVLHRNEMSGALTGLTRVRRFQQDDAHIFCSVDQIKDEMVAALDFLRYVYSVFGFTFNLCLSTRPEKYMGDIEMWNEAEKALEESLNMFGEPWKINPEDGAFYGPKIDITIMDALKRHHQCATIQLDFQLPIRFNLSYVNEAGEKTRPVIIHRAILGSVERMIAILTESYAGKWPFWLSPRQAMVIPVSSQFDEYAFQVKDKLWDAGFMAEVDTDASDTLNRKVRNAQLAQFNFILVVGEKELKASTVNVRTRDNVVHGEVAVNTLIEKFKLFKERKVQNCEEKF; this is encoded by the exons ATGATGAAATTATACATTCGCAACTTGTATAATACAAGAAATTTGTATAATGTTTCTGTGAGACCACATGTTTCTTGG GCAAAAATGAaggcattaaaaaaaaagaatgccgCTACCGATGAGAAAACAATTTCGGAATTAAAGCCTTGGCCGAATTATATTCAG GAACGCATAGCATTATGGGATAAATTGAAAACAGATTACGAAGCAGAATTAGCTACAAAGCCGGTTGCTGAAATAAAAGTAACTCTTCCTGATGGGAAAGAAGTTGTTGGACAATCTTGGCGTACAACGCCGTATGAAGTAGCAAGGAGTATTAGTCAAGGTTTGGCTGATAGTGTTGTTATTGCCAAAGTCAATAATGAACTATGGGATTTGGATAGACCCCTGGAGTGTGATTGCAAACTTGAACTTCTTAAATTTGATAGTCATGATGGCCAACAAGTCTTTTGGCATTCTAGTGCACACATTCTGGGAGAAGCTATGGAAAGAGTATACGGTGGTTGTTTATGCTATGGTCCACCAATTGAAAATGGATTTTATTATGATATGTATCTAGgtgacaaaactatatcaaatctaGACTTTCCATACTTGGAaactctgtataaaactatagttaaAGAAAAGCAACCTTTCGAAAGACTAGAAATGAAGAAAGAAGATCTTCTGGAGatgtttaaatataatgaatttaaagttcgtattattaatgaaaaagtagCTACGCCTACCACCACTGTGTACAGGTGTGGACCATTGATAGATTTATGTAGAGGACCTCACATTAGACATACTGGAAAGGTGAAAGCTATTAAAGTCACCAAAAATTCTTCCACTTTTTGGGAAGGAAATGCTAATGCAGAATCCCTGCAAAGACTTTACGGTATCAGTTTTCCAGATACCAAGCAATTGAAAGAATGGGAAAAGTTTCAAGAAGAAGCTGCTAAACGAGATCACAGAAAAGTAGGAAGAGAACAAGAGCTCTTTTTCTTCCATGAACTTTCTCCGGGGTCATGTTTCTTTCAACCGCGCGGCGCGCATGTTTATAAcactttaatagaatttattcgcTCTGAATATAGAAAAAGAGGTTTTCAAGAAGTGGTCACTCCtaatatttataacagtaaGTTATGGCAAACCTCTGGCCACTGGATGCACTATGCAGAAAACATGTTTTCTTTCGATGTCGAGAAAGAAACTTTTGCGCTTAAACCTATGAATTGTCCTGGTCATTGTCTGATTTTTGACGTTCGTAGTAGATCTTGGCGTGAATTACCATTAAGAATGGCTGACTTTGGAGTATTACATAGGAACGAAATGTCCGGAGCACTGACTGGACTTACCAGAGTCAGACGTTTTCAACAGGACGATGCACATATATTCTGTTCGGTAGATCAAATTAAAGATGAAATGGTTGCCGCGTTAGACTTCTTGCGTTATGTGTATTCCGTTTTTGGTTTTACATTTAACTTGTGTTTATCCACAAGACCTGAGAAATATATGGGAGACATTGAGATGTGGAATGAAGCCGAAAAAGCATTGGAAGAAAGTTTAAACATGTTCGGGGAACCATGGAAAATAAACCCAGAAGATGGTGCGTTCTATGGTCCAAAGATTGATATAACAATTATGGATGCTTTGAAGAGACATCATCAGTGTGCTACTATTCAATTGGACTTCCAATTACCAATTAGATTTAATTTGTCTTATGTTAA TGAGGCCGGAGAGAAGACAAGGCCAGTAATCATTCACAGAGCTATTCTGGGTTCCGTAGAAAGAATGATTGCAATTCTAACCGAATCTTACGCTGGAAAGTGGCCGTTCTGGTTGTCCCCGCGACAAGCAATGGTCATTCCAGTAAGTTCCCAATTCGATGAATATGCTTTCCAAGTGAAAGATAAACTATGGGATGCTGGATTTATGGCGGAAGTTGATACTGATGCAAGCGATACTCTGAATAGAAAAGTGCGGAACGCTCAGCTTGcacaatttaatttcattcttg TTGTTGGGGAAAAGGAACTTAAAGCTAGTACGGTAAACGTTAGAACCAGAGACAACGTGGTACATGGGGAGGTTGCGGTGAATACTTTAatcgaaaaattcaaattgtttAAAGAACGAAAGGTTCAAAATTGCGAGGAAAAATTTTAA